A single Vulpes vulpes isolate BD-2025 chromosome 16, VulVul3, whole genome shotgun sequence DNA region contains:
- the EID3 gene encoding EP300-interacting inhibitor of differentiation 3, with translation MSDETGSRAGAVEEGAAPAGTPAATVYSVKQADDEEEPVKVEAADGCSDDLSCGEADIDPSLLELADDEEKCRKIRKQYRQLIYNVQQNRDDIVNTASDSLTEALEEANVLFDGVSRTREAALDAQFLVLASDLGKEKAKQLNSDMSFFNQVAFCDFLFIFVGLNWMEDDEPGELSGCDDNIALSFWETVQKEATSWILQAETFHFIFGSFKSKPAPKPRLEHHKKAHKVEESGDMPTKLRKLDLSNNQEATEKEVERILGLLQTYFRKYPDTPVSYFEFVIDPNSFSRTVENIFYVSFIIRDGFARIRLDQDRLPILEPININQVDEGNDPGSHGRKQGVISLSLQDWKNIVATFEISEAMITNSY, from the coding sequence ATGTCTGACGAGACAGGCTCCCGCGCGGGAGCGGTAGAGGAAGGAGCGGCGCCAGCGGGGACCCCCGCTGCTACTGTGTACTCGGTGAAACAGGCGGACGACGAGGAGGAGCCCGTGAAAGTGGAAGCGGCCGATGGCTGCTCTGACGACCTCAGCTGTGGGGAGGCCGACATAGACCCCAGCCTCCTGGAGCTTGCGGATGACGAGGAGAAATGCCGGAAAATCCGCAAGCAGTACCGGCAGCTCATCTATAACGTCCAGCAGAACCGCGATGACATCGTGAACACTGCCAGCGACTCGTTAACCGAGGCTCTTGAAGAAGCCAATGTCCTATTTGATGGAGTGAGCCGAACAAGGGAAGCGGCTCTCGATGCCCAGTTTCTTGTTTTGGCTTCTGATTTGggtaaagaaaaagcaaagcaactAAACTCTGATATGAGCTTTTTTAATCAAGTAGCGTTTTGTGACTTTCTGTTTATATTTGTGGGTCTGAACTGGATGGAAGATGATGAACCTGGTGAACTGAGTGGCTGTGATGATAACATAGCTCTTTCCTTCTGGGAGACAGTACAGAAGGAAGCAACATCCTGGATATTGCAAGCTGAaacatttcactttattttcGGTTCATTCAAGTCCAAACCTGCACCAAAGCCCCGACTTGAACACCACAAAAAAGCTCACAAAGTAGAAGAAAGTGGGGATATGCCTACAAAGCTGAGGAAGTTGGACCTGAGTAACAATCAAGAAGCAACAGAAAAAGAAGTAGAGAGAATCTTGGGATTGTTGCAAACGTACTTTCGAAAGTATCCTGATACTCCTGTGTCCTATTTTGAGTTTGTGATTGATCCAAACTCTTTTTCTCGTACTGtggagaatatattttatgtttctttcattaTAAGGGATGGTTTTGCGAGAATAAGGCTTGACCAAGACAGGCTGCCAATATTAGAGCCGATTAATATTAACCAAGTGGATGAGGGAAATGATCCCGGTTCTCATGGCAGGAAACAAGGAGTTATATCTTTAAGTTTACAGGACTGGAAAAATATTGTGGCAACTTTTGAAATTTCAGAGGCTATGATCACAAACTCATACTAG
- the LOC140595866 gene encoding uncharacterized protein, with protein sequence MAQFYERVNSGGTATNTLPRGAAGGSPAASGRSQREEPARGASGRSRRAGPGQCGLPRPGPGLPDPRAATKAATKAATRLTARGKLRPCSDAPQDIAPFRDPTPIPGLRAQGPAAPPGSREPTAGVNPSARPQALLAGGSRPRLRARLTVARRGGDGGSPRPRETTPCSERRAGPRSQNDTAEIHSRAALRTQPTGSAGWDLLIGRHHGLFLLTAPPTPQRSKDNVRNVWNRNPRGVL encoded by the exons ATGGCCCAATTTTACGAACGGGTGAACTCAG GAGGAACCGCTACAAACACCCTTCCTCGCGGTGCTGCGGGCGGCTCTCCGGCAGCCAGCGGGAGGAGCCAGCGCGAGGAGCCAGCGCGAGGAGCCAGCGGGAGGAGCCGCCGGGCCGGCCCGGGGCAGTgcggcctcccccgccccgggccgggcCTCCCCGACCCCCGCGCGGCCACGAAGGCGGCCACGAAGGCGGCCACGCGGCTCACCGCCCGAGGAAAGCTTCGCCCCTGCTCGGACGCACCTCAAGACATCGCCCCTTTCCGGGACCCAACCCCCATCCCCGGCCTCAGGGCCCAGGGGCCCGCCGCTCCGCCCGGCTCCCGCGAACCCACCGCTGGCGTGAACCCGAGCGCCCGGCCCCAGGCTCTCCTCGCGGGCGGCTCCCGACCTCGGCTCCGGGCCCGGCTGACTGTGGCTCGGCGAGGCGGAGACGGCGGCTCCCCGCGGCCGCGAGAAACCACGCCCTGCTCGGAGCGGCGGGCCGGCCCCCGGAGTCAGAATGACACAGCAGAAATCCACTCCCGTGCAGCTCTGCGGACCCAGCCGACAGGCTCTGCGGGCTGGGACCTCCTAATTGGGCGACACCACGGGCTCTTCCTGCTCACAGCGCCCCCAACCCcacaaaggagcaaagacaacGTGAGGAATGTGTGGAACCGGAACCCAAGGGGAGTGCTTTAA